Proteins found in one Arachis stenosperma cultivar V10309 chromosome 8, arast.V10309.gnm1.PFL2, whole genome shotgun sequence genomic segment:
- the LOC130946890 gene encoding uncharacterized protein At1g03900: protein MESEGKEPHIQNSGGEGEDTEPVELVLFQVSECYVYIIPPRKTASSYRADEWDVNKWAWEGILKVVSKGEECIIRLEDKKTGELYARAFLRKEEPHPVEPVIDSSRYFVLRIEENIDGRLRHAFIGIGFRERTEAYDFQAALHDHMKYLNKKQTAEEMEQHYQQSSSVDYSLKEGETIVLQLKNSKSGRSVKSKFFEQSQSNFSEEKGGKPESTLSIKLPPPPPPGPLSPAATIQKSPTNLPPKLNLEKTSEVEAFKTEDTHQNSAEDQSTQDIPDDDFGDFQAAG from the exons ATGGAGAGTGAAGGGAAGGAACCCCACATTCAGAATAGTGGTGGGGAAGGCGAAGATACAGAGCCCGTTGAGCTCGTTCTGTTTCAAGTCTCTGAGTGCTACGTCTACATA ATACCTCCAAGAAAGACAGCATCTTCTTACAG GGCTGATGAATGGGATGTCAATAAATGGGCTTGGGAAGGGATATTGAAGGTTGTAAGCAAAGGAGAAGAATGCATCATTAGACTTGAAGATAAGAAAACAG GTGAATTATATGCTCGAgcatttttaagaaaagaagaGCCGCATCCTGTGGAACCAGTTATTGACAGCAGCAG ATATTTTGTTCTTCGCATAGAAGAGAATATAG ATGGACGACTCCGGCATGCTTTTATTGGCATAGGATTCCGAGAAAGAACAGAAGCTTATGATTTCCAAGCTGCCTTGCATGATCATATGAA ATATCTGAACAAAAAGCAAACTGCAGAAGAGATGGAACAGCATTATCAGCAAAGTTCCTCAGTTGATTATAGTTTGAAAGAAGGCGAGACTATTGTACTCCAATTAAAGAATAGT AAAAGTGGGCGCAGTGTGAAGTCCAAGTTTTTCGAGCAGAGTCAGAGCAACTTCTCAGAAGAAAAGGGTGGAAAACCAGAATCTACTCTTAGCATTAAGTTACCACCACCGCCTCCTCCGGGTCCACTTTCGCCTGCGGCAACCATACAAAAGTCACCGACAAACttacctccaaaactcaacCTTGAGAAAACTTCTGAAGTTGAGGCCTTTAAAACAGAAGACACACATCAGAATTCCGCTGAAGACCAAAGCACACAGGATATACCGGATGATGATTTTGGCGATTTTCAAGCAGCTGGTTAA
- the LOC130945884 gene encoding uncharacterized protein LOC130945884 yields the protein MGAILFTDKILRVRLSKGFDKPTDMKYDGTKDLQEHIMDFEAKMNLEGVVDAVQCWAFPVTLVGSAIKWFNALPNGSISCFDDISQKFLAQFTTHIAKVKHLISLLGITQCPEESTRKYLDGFNNECLTIDGLTDSIASLYLNNGLMNQDFRKHLTTKQVWTMHEIQNVGREYINDKEVSQIVAANKRHHGNMAPQTNPPQKEPNKDQPRLPVHNRTPRVGKFTNDTLIPVPIIEIYHQIAETDVLSKARQLKECTGGNKILYYNYHKGYGHRTQDYFNLKDTLEQAIRDGKLPKFSKNSMAKEDAPYVILAKVGTGIVKWILVDTGADSNILFKGAFDKLDLRNEDLQNHFNRITV from the exons ATGGGCGCAATCCTATTCACCGATAAAATTCTAAGAGTAAGGTTATCGAAGGGGTTCGACAAGCCAACTGACATGAAGTATGACGGCACCAAAGACCTGCAAGAGCACATAATGGACTTTGAGGCCAAGATGAACCTAGAAGGAGTAGTCGATGCTGTCCAATGCTGGGCCTTCCCGGTAACCTTAGTCGGTTCGGCTATCAAGTGGTTCAATGCACTCCCGAACGGTTCAATATCATGCTTCGACGACATCTCCCAAAAATTCCTGGCACAATTCACCACACACATAGCCAAAGTAAAGCACCTGATTAGCCTACTTGGCATAACACAATGCCCAGAAGAGTCCACCAGGAAGTACTTAGACGGATTCAACAATGAGTGCCTAACCATCGATGGTTTAACAGACTCAATAGCTAGCCTATACCTAAATAACGGGCTCATGAACCAGGACTTCAGGAAACACCTCACAACCAAACAAGTCTGGACGATGCACGAAATCCAGAATGTGGGAAGGGAGTACATAAATGACAAAGAAGTGAGCCAAATTGTGGCGGCCAATAAACGGCACCACGGCAACATGGCACCACAAACCAACCCCCCACAAAAAGAACCGAACAAAGATCAGCCGAGACTTCCTGTCCACAATCGAACACCACGGGTGGGAAAATTCACCAATGACACCCTTATACCGGTCCCAATCATCGAAATTTACCACCAGATAGCAGAAACGGACGTACTTTCCAAGGCCAGACAACTAAAAGAATGCACAGGTGGCAACAAAATCCTGTACTATAATTATCACAAAGGATACGGTCATAGGACCCAAGACTATTTCAACCTTAAGGACACACTCGAACAAGCCATCCGAGACGGTAAACTCCCCAAGTTCTCCAAG AATAGCATGGCCAAGGAAGACGCCCCTTACGTCATTTTGGCCAAAGTTGGAACAGGTATAGTTAAATGGATATTAGTAGACACAGGAGCAGACTCAAACATCCTCTTCAAAGgggccttcgacaaactcgacCTCCGAAACGAGGACTTGCAGAACCACTTTAACAGGATAACTGTCTAG